From one Coffea eugenioides isolate CCC68of chromosome 11, Ceug_1.0, whole genome shotgun sequence genomic stretch:
- the LOC113753318 gene encoding cytosolic sulfotransferase 14-like has protein sequence MAITELNKSQSRNEAQGEQQQLSEECQELLNTLPKERGWRTQHLYLFQGFWCQPKEIQAIMSVQRNFIAQDSDVVLATIPKSGTTWLKAIAFTIMNRKNIPVKNDHHPLLTSNPHELVPFLEYKLYADNCIPDFSTIPCPRLLATHMPFSALPQSVKESGCRVVYLARNPFDTFVSIWHFMEKLRPESFGCLSFEEAFDMYCRGVVGYGPYWDHLLGYWNQSLERTQKVLFLKYEEMKEDTNSQLKKLAEFLGLPFSIEEEKGGVVDEISRLCSFQTLKDMEVNKNGKGAIFADSENKDLFRKGQVGDWINHMTPSMVDQLRNIMDKKLSGSNLSFQLLQAQRQKVFECACDIGSL, from the coding sequence atggcCATCACCGAATTGAATAAAAGCCAGTCAAGGAATGAAGCACAAGGAGAGCAGCAGCAGCTCAGCGAAGAATGCCAGGAGTTGCTGAATACTCTTCCTAAAGAACGAGGATGGAGGACACAGCATCTCTATCTTTTCCAAGGATTTTGGTGCCAACCAAAAGAGATTCAGGCCATAATGTCTGTCCAGAGAAACTTCATAGCTCAAGACAGCGATGTTGTGCTTGCCACCATACCCAAATCTGGCACCACTTGGTTAAAAGCAATTGCTTTTACCATTATGAATCGAAAGAATATTCCTGTCAAAAATGACCATCATCCGTTGCTCACCTCCAATCCGCATGAGCTCGTCCCTTTTCTTGAATATAAACTTTATGCGGACAACTGCATTCCAGATTTCTCGACGATTCCATGCCCGAGACTTTTGGCAACCCACATGCCCTTTTCTGCTTTGCCCCAGTCAGTCAAAGAATCTGGTTGTCGGGTGGTTTACCTTGCACGGAATCCATTTGACACATTTGTTTCCATATGGCATTTCATGGAGAAACTAAGACCGGAATCTTTTGGTTGCCTATCCTTTGAAGAAGCATTTGATATGTATTGCAGAGGAGTTGTCGGGTATGGTCCCTATTGGGACCATTTGCTGGGGTACTGGAATCAGAGCTTGGAAAGGACCCAAAAGGTGTTGTTTCTCAAGTATGAGGAAATGAAGGAAGATACTAATTCTCAGTTGAAGAAGTTGGCTGAGTTCTTAGGACTCCCTTTCTCAATTGAAGAGGAAAAAGGAGGAGTTGTTGATGAGATATCAAGGCTGTGTAGCTTCCAAACCCTGAAAGATATGGAAGTGAACAAAAATGGAAAAGGGGCTATCTTTGCTGATTCTGAAAACAAGGATTTGTTCAGGAAAGGTCAGGTGGGAGATTGGATCAATCATATGACCCCATCGATGGTTGACCAGCTACGCAATATTATGGACAAAAAACTGAGTGGCTCAAATCTATCATTTCAACTGCTCCAAGCACAAAGACAGAAAGTATTCGAGTGTGCATGTGATATTGGATCTCTTTGA